Proteins co-encoded in one Synechococcus elongatus PCC 6301 genomic window:
- the pheA gene encoding prephenate dehydratase, which translates to MSERAIAHLGPVGTYAEMAALRFQAWLTQQDQQPSRLLACRSIPATLQTLADGAVDYAVVPVENSVEGSVAATLDSLWQLPQLSIQRALILPIAHALISFESDRTAIRQVLSHPQALAQCQQWLQRHLPQAELIPANSTTEALQDLERHPQRAVIASTRAAELYQMPIQSFPINDSPDNRTRFWVISRSPTPGGACTSLNFSLDANVPGALVKPLQTLADRRINLSRIESRPTKRSLGEYLFFLDLKADLRDPAIAAAVQAVADCTEQLRVLGSYDSLDFTQSVLVPAQAR; encoded by the coding sequence ATGTCCGAGCGGGCGATCGCCCATTTGGGTCCCGTGGGTACCTATGCCGAAATGGCTGCCCTGCGCTTTCAAGCTTGGTTGACCCAGCAGGATCAACAGCCCAGCCGTCTGCTTGCTTGTCGGAGCATTCCAGCCACCTTACAGACCTTGGCTGATGGTGCTGTTGACTATGCCGTTGTGCCCGTCGAAAACTCGGTAGAGGGCAGCGTTGCCGCCACCCTAGATAGTCTTTGGCAGTTGCCCCAACTGTCGATTCAGCGGGCACTCATTCTACCGATTGCCCATGCCCTGATTAGTTTTGAGAGCGATCGCACGGCGATCCGTCAGGTGCTCTCCCATCCCCAGGCCCTCGCGCAATGCCAGCAGTGGTTGCAGCGGCATCTGCCCCAAGCGGAATTGATCCCCGCCAATTCCACCACCGAGGCCCTGCAGGATCTCGAACGCCATCCCCAGCGGGCGGTCATTGCTTCGACCCGCGCTGCAGAACTCTATCAGATGCCAATTCAGTCCTTTCCCATCAATGATTCCCCCGATAATCGCACCCGCTTTTGGGTGATTAGCCGCAGCCCTACGCCGGGCGGGGCTTGTACGTCCCTGAACTTCAGCCTGGACGCCAATGTGCCGGGTGCGCTGGTCAAACCCCTGCAGACTTTGGCCGATCGCCGGATTAACCTCAGCCGGATTGAGTCGCGACCAACCAAGCGATCGCTGGGTGAATATCTCTTTTTCTTGGACTTAAAGGCCGATCTGCGGGATCCTGCGATCGCAGCAGCCGTTCAAGCCGTAGCTGACTGTACAGAACAACTGCGGGTGCTTGGCAGTTATGACAGCCTCGACTTTACCCAGTCTGTTTTAGTACCTGCACAGGCTCGCTAG
- the tuf gene encoding elongation factor Tu gives MARAKFERTKPHANIGTIGHVDHGKTTLTAAITTVLAKAGMAKARAYADIDAAPEEKARGITINTAHVEYETGNRHYAHVDCPGHADYVKNMITGAAQMDGAILVVSAADGPMPQTREHILLAKQVGVPNIVVFLNKEDMVDDAELLELVELEVRELLSSYDFPGDDIPIVAGSALQALEAIQGGASGQKGDNPWVDKILKLMEEVDAYIPTPEREVDRPFLMAVEDVFTITGRGTVATGRIERGSVKVGETIEIVGLRDTRSTTVTGVEMFQKTLDEGLAGDNVGLLLRGIQKTDIERGMVLAKPGSITPHTKFESEVYVLKKEEGGRHTPFFPGYRPQFYVRTTDVTGAISDFTADDGSAAEMVIPGDRIKMTVELINPIAIEQGMRFAIREGGRTIGAGVVSKILQ, from the coding sequence ATGGCACGCGCTAAGTTTGAACGCACCAAGCCTCACGCAAACATCGGGACCATCGGTCACGTTGACCACGGTAAAACGACGCTGACGGCAGCTATCACCACTGTGTTGGCGAAAGCTGGCATGGCTAAAGCCCGCGCTTACGCTGATATCGACGCAGCTCCGGAAGAAAAAGCTCGTGGTATCACGATCAACACGGCTCACGTTGAATACGAAACCGGCAACCGTCACTACGCTCACGTTGACTGTCCCGGTCACGCTGACTACGTGAAAAACATGATCACGGGTGCTGCGCAGATGGACGGCGCCATCCTCGTGGTGTCGGCTGCTGACGGCCCCATGCCCCAAACTCGCGAGCACATTCTGCTGGCGAAACAGGTCGGCGTTCCCAACATCGTCGTTTTCTTGAATAAAGAAGACATGGTTGATGACGCTGAACTGTTGGAATTGGTGGAGTTGGAAGTCCGTGAGCTGCTGAGCTCCTACGATTTCCCTGGCGATGACATCCCCATCGTGGCTGGTTCGGCTCTGCAAGCCTTGGAAGCCATTCAAGGTGGCGCTTCGGGTCAGAAAGGTGACAACCCTTGGGTTGACAAAATCCTGAAGCTGATGGAAGAAGTCGACGCCTACATCCCCACTCCTGAGCGGGAAGTCGATCGCCCCTTCCTGATGGCGGTGGAAGACGTCTTCACGATTACCGGTCGTGGCACGGTGGCGACTGGCCGGATCGAGCGTGGCAGCGTCAAGGTTGGCGAAACGATCGAAATCGTTGGTTTGCGTGACACCCGCAGCACCACCGTTACCGGTGTGGAAATGTTCCAGAAGACCCTCGACGAAGGTCTGGCTGGCGACAACGTCGGTCTGCTGCTCCGCGGTATCCAAAAAACCGATATCGAGCGCGGTATGGTCTTGGCCAAACCCGGTTCGATTACGCCTCACACCAAGTTTGAGTCTGAGGTCTACGTGCTCAAGAAAGAAGAAGGGGGTCGTCACACTCCGTTCTTCCCGGGCTATCGTCCTCAGTTCTACGTGCGGACAACCGACGTGACCGGCGCGATCTCGGACTTCACCGCTGACGACGGTTCGGCAGCTGAAATGGTGATCCCGGGCGATCGCATCAAGATGACGGTTGAACTGATCAACCCGATCGCAATTGAGCAAGGCATGCGCTTTGCAATCCGTGAAGGCGGCCGCACCATCGGTGCTGGTGTCGTTTCCAAAATCCTCCAGTAG
- a CDS encoding DUF1997 domain-containing protein has product MLSQFAASQTVDLAINQPTARGLQDYLRQSQRIVYTLFNRDQLQVLGDDVYRFEMRPLQFFSLQLRPIVDLAVWTDEAGILQIQSRDCQLRGLDLLAARFQLDLEGELLAESSHHLTGEARLKVEVQMPPLLRLTPRPMLEAAGNALLKGVLLTIRQQIQRRLVEDYLLWSQESFCSSALPPQSN; this is encoded by the coding sequence ATGCTCAGTCAATTTGCCGCGAGCCAAACGGTTGACTTGGCAATCAACCAACCGACAGCTCGTGGTCTACAGGATTATCTCAGACAGTCACAGCGAATCGTTTACACGCTCTTCAACCGCGACCAGTTGCAAGTTCTGGGCGATGACGTCTATCGGTTTGAAATGCGGCCGCTGCAGTTTTTCTCGTTGCAATTACGCCCCATCGTCGATCTTGCTGTTTGGACCGATGAGGCTGGGATTTTGCAAATTCAGTCGCGAGATTGTCAATTGCGGGGCTTAGATTTATTGGCTGCTCGGTTTCAGTTGGATTTAGAGGGCGAGTTGCTGGCAGAATCAAGTCATCACCTGACTGGGGAAGCCCGCTTGAAAGTGGAGGTGCAAATGCCGCCCCTGTTGCGCCTGACGCCACGCCCCATGCTGGAAGCTGCCGGTAATGCCCTCCTCAAGGGTGTCTTGCTGACGATTCGCCAGCAGATTCAGCGACGGCTGGTTGAAGATTACTTGCTCTGGAGTCAAGAGTCTTTCTGTTCTTCGGCGCTGCCACCCCAGTCCAATTGA
- a CDS encoding LON peptidase substrate-binding domain-containing protein, protein MATDSLSVRELPLFPLPEVVLFPGRLLPLHIFEYRYRILIQTILESDRRFGVLLWDPAKDEAATIGCCAELIRHQRLPDDRMNVWTLGQQRFRVLDYVREKPFRVGLVEWIEDEPTDEDLKPLATEVNTVLQDVVQLSGKLSGQEIELPDDLPDLPRELSYWVAGHLYGVYEEQQSLLEMLNTRDRLDRELEILGSTRSHLAARTVLKDTLNSFQNPS, encoded by the coding sequence ATGGCAACTGACTCCCTGTCTGTGCGCGAGTTACCTCTATTTCCTTTGCCGGAAGTTGTGTTATTCCCGGGGCGATTGTTGCCGCTACATATCTTTGAATATCGCTATCGCATTCTGATCCAAACCATTTTGGAGAGCGATCGCCGCTTTGGCGTGTTGCTTTGGGATCCGGCCAAGGATGAAGCTGCAACGATTGGTTGTTGTGCAGAGTTAATCCGCCATCAGCGGTTGCCGGACGATCGCATGAATGTTTGGACGTTGGGTCAACAGCGGTTTCGCGTATTGGACTACGTGCGCGAAAAGCCCTTTCGGGTAGGCCTTGTCGAGTGGATTGAAGATGAACCCACCGATGAAGATCTCAAACCCTTAGCGACTGAGGTCAACACCGTCCTGCAGGATGTCGTGCAGTTGTCGGGCAAACTATCCGGCCAAGAAATTGAATTGCCGGACGATCTGCCGGACCTGCCACGGGAGTTGTCCTACTGGGTCGCAGGCCATCTCTACGGCGTCTATGAAGAGCAGCAAAGTCTGCTCGAAATGCTGAACACCCGCGATCGCCTCGATCGCGAACTAGAAATTTTGGGGTCGACCCGCAGTCACTTGGCTGCCCGTACCGTCCTCAAAGATACGCTCAACAGTTTTCAAAACCCGAGCTAG
- the rpsJ gene encoding 30S ribosomal protein S10, with product MATLQQQKIRIRLKAFDRRLLDTSCDRIVETANRTNATAIGPIPLPTRRRIYCVLRSPHVDKDSREHFETRTHRRIIDIYQPSSKTIDALMKLDLPAGVDIEVKL from the coding sequence ATGGCTACCCTGCAGCAGCAGAAAATTCGGATTCGTCTCAAGGCCTTTGACCGTCGACTGCTGGACACCTCCTGTGATCGCATTGTCGAAACCGCCAACCGCACCAACGCCACCGCGATCGGCCCGATTCCGTTGCCGACTCGTCGTCGCATCTATTGCGTGTTGCGATCGCCCCACGTTGACAAAGACTCGCGTGAGCACTTTGAAACGCGGACGCACCGTCGGATCATCGACATCTACCAGCCGTCCTCGAAAACGATCGATGCGTTGATGAAGCTCGATCTGCCTGCTGGGGTAGACATCGAAGTTAAGCTCTAG
- a CDS encoding ribonuclease HII — translation MSPKTRLDSDFFGPGDRWQTVAGVDEVGRGCLFGPVVTAAVILPETAIAPLQQAGVTDSKRLSQRQRQQLYPLICEVALATGWGLASVAEIERWNILQATFLAMRRAIAKLDRPISRCLIDGNQQVPQLTYPQTTVIQGDRHCITIAAASILAKVWRDRLIERLDERYPGYALGRHKGYGTAQHRQAILQLGPTPLHRIRFLRSLRQPSQQIDLF, via the coding sequence GTGAGTCCCAAGACTAGGCTGGATAGTGACTTTTTCGGCCCCGGCGATCGCTGGCAAACGGTTGCTGGGGTGGATGAAGTCGGGCGGGGCTGTCTATTCGGTCCCGTGGTCACCGCCGCCGTCATCTTGCCGGAAACAGCGATCGCGCCACTCCAGCAAGCCGGCGTCACCGATAGTAAGCGACTCAGTCAACGCCAGCGGCAGCAACTCTACCCCCTGATCTGCGAGGTGGCCCTTGCCACAGGTTGGGGATTAGCGAGTGTCGCAGAAATTGAGCGTTGGAATATCCTGCAGGCGACCTTTTTGGCCATGCGACGAGCGATTGCCAAACTCGATCGCCCGATCAGTCGCTGCCTAATCGACGGCAATCAGCAAGTGCCTCAGCTGACCTATCCGCAAACGACAGTCATCCAAGGCGATCGGCACTGCATCACGATCGCGGCCGCCAGCATTCTTGCTAAAGTCTGGCGCGATCGTCTGATCGAACGGCTCGATGAACGCTATCCCGGTTATGCTCTTGGGCGGCACAAGGGCTACGGGACGGCTCAACATCGTCAAGCGATTCTGCAACTAGGGCCGACACCTCTGCATCGGATCCGCTTTCTGCGATCGCTCCGCCAACCATCGCAACAGATTGACCTATTCTGA